Part of the Cellulomonas taurus genome, TGTACAGCGACGACCTGGACACCCGCGCCCAGGTGCGCCTCGGTGTCGGCAAGCGACTGGGTCGCGGTGCGCCGGACATCGACTGGACCGAGACGGCCACCCCGGCGGCCGCACTGGCAGCCGCCGAGGCCGGTGGCTACGACCTGTTCGTCTTCGACGGCGAGGCAGCGAAGGTCGGCGGGATGGCGCTGGCGCGTCAGGTCAAGGACGAGCTCTACAACTGCCCGCCGGTGCTGGTGCTCACCGGCCGCCCGCAGGACGCCTGGCTCGCCGCGTGGTCGGACGCCGACGCCGTCGTCTCCCAGCCGCTCGACCCGATCGAGCTGCAGAGCACCGTCGCGGGTCTGCTGTCGCCCGCCCGCGCCCGATGAGCTGGGGCGATCTGCTCACCGCCCTGATCGGCGGCCAGGACCTCACGGCGGAGCAGACCGCCTGGGCGATGGACCAGATCATGTCCGGCGA contains:
- a CDS encoding response regulator transcription factor; translated protein: MAAEHTTDAVTTAGPRILLYSDDLDTRAQVRLGVGKRLGRGAPDIDWTETATPAAALAAAEAGGYDLFVFDGEAAKVGGMALARQVKDELYNCPPVLVLTGRPQDAWLAAWSDADAVVSQPLDPIELQSTVAGLLSPARAR